The Psychrosphaera ytuae genome includes a region encoding these proteins:
- the fusA gene encoding elongation factor G gives MADLSKYRNIGIFAHVDAGKTTTTERILKLTGKIHKTGEVHDGESTTDFMEQEAERGITIQSAAVTCEWKNHRLNVIDTPGHVDFTVEVYRSLKVLDGGIGVFCGSGGVEPQSETNWRYANESEVARVIFVNKLDRLGADFYRVVNQVKNVLAANPLVMTLPIGIEDDFVGVVDVLTKKAYVWDDTGLPENYEITDVPADMVDKVEEYHEALIETALEQDEDLLMEYLEEGTVPSEEQIKACIRKGTRDLAFFPTFCGSAFKNKGVQLVLDAVVDYLPSPTEVDPQPLTDKETGEPTGEVATVSADEPLRALAFKIMDDRFGALTFIRIYSGRMKKGDTVLNSATGKTERIGRMVEMQADDRNEISEAQAGDILAVVGMKNVQTGHTLCDPKHECTLEAMIFPEPVISIAVKPKDKGGNEKMGIAIGKMVAEDPSFQVETDEDSGETILKGMGELHLDIKVDILKRTYGVELEVGQPQVAYRETITQEIEDSYTHKKQSGGSGQFGKIDYRIKPGEQNSGFTFSSSVVGGNVPKEFWPAVEKGFKSMMETGVLAGFPVLDVEVELFDGSFHAVDSSAVAFEIAAKGAFRQSMPKAGAQLLEPIMKVDVFSPEDNVGDVIGDLNRRRGMIKDQEAGATGVRIKADVPLSEMFGYIGHLRTITSGRGQFSMEFSHYNACPQNVADEVIAKAKAEKEAK, from the coding sequence ATGGCTGACTTATCTAAGTATAGAAATATAGGTATCTTCGCTCACGTTGACGCTGGTAAAACTACCACGACTGAGCGTATTTTGAAATTAACCGGTAAAATCCATAAAACTGGTGAAGTACATGACGGTGAGTCAACTACTGACTTCATGGAACAGGAAGCTGAGCGTGGTATCACGATCCAGTCAGCGGCTGTAACGTGTGAGTGGAAAAATCACCGCTTAAACGTTATCGATACTCCAGGACACGTTGACTTCACAGTTGAAGTATATCGTTCTCTTAAAGTTCTTGACGGTGGTATCGGTGTATTCTGTGGTTCTGGTGGTGTTGAGCCTCAATCAGAAACTAACTGGCGCTACGCAAACGAATCTGAAGTTGCACGTGTAATCTTCGTAAACAAACTAGACCGTTTAGGTGCTGACTTCTACCGCGTTGTTAACCAAGTTAAAAACGTACTTGCAGCAAACCCACTAGTTATGACTCTACCAATCGGTATCGAAGACGACTTCGTTGGTGTTGTAGACGTATTAACTAAGAAAGCTTACGTTTGGGATGACACAGGTCTTCCTGAAAACTACGAAATCACAGACGTTCCTGCGGACATGGTAGACAAAGTTGAAGAATACCACGAAGCATTGATCGAGACTGCTCTAGAGCAAGACGAAGATCTATTAATGGAATACTTAGAAGAAGGTACTGTTCCTTCTGAAGAACAAATCAAAGCGTGTATCCGTAAAGGTACTCGTGACCTAGCGTTCTTCCCAACGTTCTGTGGTTCTGCATTTAAGAACAAAGGTGTTCAGTTAGTACTAGACGCAGTTGTTGATTACCTACCTTCTCCAACAGAAGTAGACCCTCAACCTCTTACTGACAAAGAAACTGGTGAACCTACTGGTGAAGTTGCAACTGTATCTGCAGACGAGCCACTACGTGCGTTAGCGTTCAAAATCATGGACGACCGTTTCGGTGCCCTTACGTTCATCCGTATCTACTCAGGTCGTATGAAGAAAGGTGATACTGTACTTAACTCTGCAACAGGTAAAACTGAGCGTATTGGCCGTATGGTTGAGATGCAAGCAGATGACCGTAACGAGATCTCTGAAGCGCAAGCGGGTGACATCTTAGCGGTTGTTGGTATGAAGAACGTTCAAACTGGTCACACTCTATGTGATCCTAAGCACGAATGTACTCTTGAAGCGATGATCTTCCCTGAGCCGGTAATCTCTATCGCTGTTAAGCCTAAAGATAAAGGCGGTAACGAGAAGATGGGTATCGCGATTGGTAAGATGGTTGCAGAAGATCCATCATTCCAAGTTGAGACTGACGAAGACTCAGGCGAAACTATCCTTAAAGGTATGGGTGAACTTCACTTAGACATCAAAGTAGATATCTTGAAGCGTACTTACGGCGTTGAACTAGAAGTAGGTCAGCCGCAGGTTGCATACCGTGAAACTATCACGCAAGAAATCGAAGATTCATACACGCACAAGAAGCAATCTGGTGGTTCTGGTCAGTTCGGTAAGATCGACTACCGCATCAAGCCAGGTGAGCAAAACTCAGGCTTCACTTTCAGCTCTTCAGTTGTTGGTGGTAACGTTCCTAAGGAATTCTGGCCTGCAGTTGAAAAAGGCTTCAAGAGCATGATGGAAACTGGTGTTCTAGCTGGCTTCCCAGTACTAGACGTTGAAGTTGAACTATTCGATGGTTCATTCCACGCAGTTGACTCATCAGCAGTTGCTTTCGAAATCGCAGCGAAAGGCGCATTCCGTCAATCAATGCCTAAAGCAGGTGCACAACTTCTTGAGCCAATCATGAAAGTTGACGTGTTCTCACCAGAAGACAACGTTGGTGACGTAATCGGTGACCTTAACCGTCGTCGTGGTATGATCAAAGACCAAGAAGCTGGTGCAACTGGCGTACGTATCAAAGCGGACGTACCATTATCAGAAATGTTTGGTTACATCGGTCACTTACGTACTATTACTTCAGGTCGTGGTCAATTCTCTATGGAATTCAGCCACTACAATGCATGTCCACAAAACGTTGCAGACGAAGTAATTGCTAAAGCAAAAGCTGAAAAAGAAGCTAAGTAA
- a CDS encoding error-prone DNA polymerase yields the protein MSRIYPGYAELCSFTNFSFLTGASHPEEIVEQATAYQYHSIAITDECSVAGVVRAYSHIKEHHLPIRLIIGSHFTYQQSLRLTLLCPNRKAYAELCRVITNARRRCEKGEYELNAWDLRSVRECFVIWHPSGELDKDRQDAKWLLSLNGRWPEQLYLGLTKVLNHGEHRYVKTCEKLAADFNLPIIACGQVLMHDPQRLPLQHVLTATRLGTQVEQLGRAALSNAEQCIRPPNKLAALYKTEWLLNSVLLAEQCEFDLGELRYEYPSELIPKQQTPSEYLRTLVEAGVKKRFPEGPTEEVKGLIEKELGLIAEMQYEHFFITIYDIVQYAKRKGILYQGRGSAANSVVCYCLEITAVDPSQINVLFERFISKERNEPPDIDVDFEHQRREEIFQYIYQKYGRNHAAIAATVVTYRTKSAIREVGKALGFEELQLDFFIKNINRRDRQAYWFEQLSELGLNPQSEKGKQFILLVEQIKGFPRHLSQHVGGFIISSGPLHELVPVENAAMDGRTVIQWDKDDLESLALLKVDVLALGMLTAIRKSFALIKAHYQRSVSIADITAMGDDLEVYEMIKQADTVGVFQIESRAQMSMLPRLKPKTYYDLVIQIAIVRPGPIQGGMVHPYLKRREGIEPVDYPSKEVEAVLYRTLGVPIFQEQVIKLAMVAAGFTGGEADQLRRAMGKWKRNGQLNQFRQKLVAGMSQRGYSEEFAERIFQQICGFGEYGFPESHSASFAVLAYVSAWLKHHYPEAFYCGLLNSLPMGFYGPAQLIQDAKRHDVLILPIDINYSEWDHSLVEGEPELSGLAIRLGFRLVKGIKQTTIERIVGVRTKQGHFKNIAELKRLKIPSNEMQALASADVFKGIAGNRYETRWQMMDLETELPLFRHLSDPSQQALSTQPTQYQTLIEDYAATGLSLDHHPITLLKEQGQLGRYTPANELRLCRHKTPVTVVGVVTGRQSPGTASGVTFMTLEDDTGNTNVVVWVATARAQKQGFLTSKVLKVKGILEREGEVIHVIAGKLIDLTSELEGLKTKARDFH from the coding sequence ATGAGCCGTATTTATCCGGGGTATGCGGAGTTATGTAGTTTTACTAACTTCAGCTTTTTAACAGGGGCGTCCCACCCAGAAGAAATCGTAGAGCAGGCGACCGCCTATCAATACCACTCTATAGCAATTACCGATGAATGTTCTGTTGCTGGCGTTGTCCGAGCATACAGTCACATCAAAGAGCATCATTTACCCATTCGTTTAATCATTGGAAGTCACTTTACTTATCAACAGAGTCTGAGGTTAACGTTATTGTGCCCAAATCGAAAAGCGTATGCAGAGCTATGTCGGGTGATCACAAATGCAAGACGCCGGTGTGAAAAAGGTGAATATGAGCTTAATGCATGGGATTTACGCTCGGTAAGAGAGTGTTTTGTTATTTGGCACCCAAGTGGTGAATTAGATAAAGACCGTCAAGATGCCAAATGGCTATTAAGTTTAAATGGGCGATGGCCCGAACAATTGTATTTAGGTCTCACCAAAGTACTTAATCATGGAGAGCATAGATACGTTAAAACCTGCGAGAAATTAGCGGCAGATTTTAATTTACCTATTATTGCTTGTGGCCAAGTGTTAATGCACGACCCACAGCGCCTACCGTTACAACATGTGTTGACTGCAACACGATTAGGAACTCAAGTTGAACAGCTAGGTCGTGCCGCACTTAGTAATGCAGAACAATGCATTCGACCACCTAATAAACTTGCTGCGTTATACAAAACAGAGTGGTTATTAAATTCAGTTCTTTTGGCTGAGCAATGTGAATTTGACCTTGGTGAATTGCGATATGAATATCCTTCTGAGCTGATCCCAAAACAACAGACACCGTCAGAGTATTTGCGAACGTTAGTAGAAGCAGGTGTTAAAAAACGTTTTCCGGAAGGCCCAACAGAAGAGGTGAAAGGACTGATAGAAAAAGAATTAGGCCTTATCGCTGAGATGCAATACGAACACTTTTTTATCACTATCTATGACATTGTGCAGTATGCCAAGCGCAAAGGGATTCTATATCAAGGGCGGGGCTCAGCGGCTAATTCCGTAGTGTGTTATTGCTTAGAAATTACGGCGGTGGATCCTTCTCAAATCAACGTGCTTTTTGAGCGTTTTATCTCAAAAGAGCGCAATGAGCCACCTGATATTGATGTCGACTTTGAGCATCAGCGCAGAGAAGAAATTTTTCAATATATTTATCAAAAATACGGTCGTAATCATGCCGCTATTGCTGCAACCGTAGTGACATATCGAACCAAAAGCGCAATTCGAGAGGTTGGAAAAGCGCTCGGGTTTGAAGAGCTACAGTTGGATTTTTTTATTAAAAATATCAACCGACGCGACCGACAGGCTTATTGGTTCGAACAACTCAGCGAATTAGGGTTGAACCCACAGTCGGAAAAAGGAAAACAATTTATTTTGCTGGTGGAGCAAATTAAAGGATTTCCTCGTCACCTATCTCAACACGTTGGCGGTTTTATCATTTCCTCTGGACCACTACATGAGCTAGTCCCAGTCGAAAATGCGGCGATGGATGGCCGAACTGTTATCCAGTGGGACAAAGATGACTTAGAGAGCTTAGCGCTATTGAAAGTTGATGTCCTTGCTTTAGGTATGCTAACTGCCATTCGAAAGTCCTTTGCTTTAATCAAAGCACACTATCAGCGTTCAGTAAGTATCGCTGATATTACGGCGATGGGGGATGACCTTGAAGTATATGAAATGATCAAGCAAGCGGATACGGTTGGGGTCTTCCAGATCGAATCACGAGCACAGATGAGCATGTTACCTAGGCTTAAACCTAAGACTTATTATGACCTGGTGATTCAAATTGCAATTGTAAGGCCTGGGCCAATTCAAGGAGGTATGGTGCACCCATACTTAAAAAGGCGAGAGGGCATTGAGCCTGTTGATTATCCGTCTAAAGAAGTAGAGGCTGTATTATATCGGACCTTGGGAGTACCTATATTTCAGGAACAGGTTATTAAGTTGGCTATGGTGGCAGCCGGTTTTACCGGTGGTGAAGCCGACCAACTGCGCAGAGCAATGGGCAAATGGAAACGCAACGGCCAGCTTAACCAATTTCGTCAAAAGCTGGTGGCGGGGATGTCACAGCGAGGTTACAGTGAAGAATTTGCAGAGCGTATTTTCCAGCAAATTTGCGGGTTTGGTGAATACGGGTTTCCTGAGTCACATTCTGCTAGTTTTGCTGTTTTGGCTTATGTTTCTGCATGGTTGAAACACCACTATCCTGAGGCTTTTTATTGCGGCTTGTTAAATAGTCTACCAATGGGTTTTTATGGGCCTGCGCAACTGATACAAGATGCAAAGCGCCACGATGTATTGATTTTACCCATCGATATTAACTATTCGGAGTGGGACCATTCGCTTGTGGAAGGTGAACCGGAGCTTTCAGGCTTGGCTATTCGTTTGGGGTTTAGACTCGTGAAAGGGATTAAACAAACAACGATAGAGCGAATTGTAGGTGTTCGTACAAAACAGGGGCACTTTAAAAATATTGCTGAATTAAAGCGTTTAAAAATTCCGAGTAATGAAATGCAGGCGCTGGCCAGTGCAGACGTTTTTAAAGGTATTGCGGGAAATCGATATGAAACGCGTTGGCAAATGATGGATTTAGAAACTGAACTTCCCTTGTTTAGACACCTATCCGATCCTTCACAGCAAGCCTTATCTACCCAACCAACACAATATCAGACATTGATAGAGGACTATGCGGCGACGGGTCTGAGTCTGGATCATCATCCAATTACGTTGTTAAAAGAACAGGGACAATTAGGTCGCTATACTCCTGCAAACGAATTACGCCTGTGTCGCCACAAAACACCCGTTACTGTTGTTGGAGTGGTAACGGGTCGACAGAGTCCGGGCACTGCGTCAGGTGTAACCTTCATGACCCTCGAAGATGATACCGGCAATACTAATGTTGTCGTGTGGGTTGCTACAGCTCGTGCTCAAAAACAAGGTTTTCTGACATCCAAGGTACTTAAAGTGAAAGGGATTTTGGAACGAGAGGGTGAAGTGATCCACGTAATAGCGGGTAAACTCATTGATTTAACCAGTGAATTAGAAGGGCTCAAAACTAAAGCTCGAGACTTTCATTAG
- a CDS encoding Y-family DNA polymerase, translating to MQWLYLSFHSLQLESSSNLSQETEPVIIVDPRHHEVVQFNAFARTLGIKVGMGLAMSLSLSQTLKVLEYQPEIEQERLFELAERLYKLTADIALDPPNGLFLRIDNMLRLYKDISDYWLAVTTCFADQALSFYYASAPSPRMAKVLAQAKVNVLYTNPDESITALKQLPIDYLQISPKQKEQLHRVGIKTIAELLDIPLKQLAKRFDLPLFTYLGQLTGELHTKLALFSPKLEYRRTLELMYEISNAEVLQHPIKKLLKELETYLKIRNKVAQTLCFELCYRYNEFISMYVERGDGEYRASKWLSLVRLQLESVKLAEPVVSIRLICTRLVSQSARVNDLFNQQASALESQELCAMLQAKLGREHVYRMYHRHALEPSKVTVLSPLNDITETRKAVSTQASSDSRLGTISKGTFWQPTSLLDIRPSYLQAIPSELKEQVTILSGPERITSGWWEFAPTCRDYYVAENQQGKKLWIFRTPNQQWFVHGYFS from the coding sequence ATGCAGTGGCTTTACTTGTCGTTTCATTCTTTACAGCTAGAAAGCTCTAGTAACTTATCTCAAGAAACTGAACCTGTGATCATTGTCGACCCAAGACACCATGAGGTCGTTCAGTTTAATGCGTTTGCGAGAACGCTCGGGATCAAGGTGGGAATGGGATTGGCGATGTCCTTATCGTTGAGCCAAACCCTTAAAGTTTTAGAGTATCAACCTGAAATAGAGCAAGAGAGGCTTTTTGAATTAGCCGAACGACTGTACAAGTTGACTGCGGATATTGCTTTAGATCCACCAAATGGTCTGTTTTTACGGATTGATAATATGCTGCGTCTTTATAAAGACATTAGTGATTATTGGCTAGCAGTCACAACTTGTTTTGCCGATCAGGCATTGAGCTTTTATTACGCCTCGGCGCCGAGTCCGAGAATGGCAAAAGTATTAGCGCAAGCCAAAGTCAATGTTTTGTATACCAACCCTGATGAGTCCATAACAGCACTAAAACAACTACCGATTGATTACTTACAGATAAGTCCAAAACAAAAGGAGCAACTTCATAGAGTCGGCATAAAGACCATCGCAGAATTACTAGATATTCCTCTAAAGCAACTGGCCAAACGCTTTGACTTACCTTTGTTTACTTACCTTGGCCAGCTGACAGGAGAATTACATACCAAATTAGCCTTGTTTAGCCCAAAGCTCGAATACCGACGTACGTTAGAGCTGATGTACGAAATTAGTAATGCCGAAGTGTTACAGCATCCAATTAAAAAACTATTAAAAGAACTCGAAACGTATTTAAAAATCCGTAATAAAGTTGCGCAAACCTTGTGCTTTGAATTGTGTTACCGGTACAACGAGTTTATTTCAATGTACGTAGAGCGTGGGGATGGTGAGTACCGAGCGAGTAAGTGGTTGTCGTTGGTTCGACTGCAACTAGAGTCGGTAAAGTTGGCTGAGCCAGTCGTAAGTATTCGGTTGATATGTACTCGTTTAGTGTCGCAGTCAGCGCGGGTGAATGATTTGTTTAATCAGCAAGCGAGCGCTCTAGAATCACAAGAGCTGTGTGCCATGTTACAAGCTAAGCTAGGACGTGAGCACGTATACCGAATGTACCATCGGCATGCTTTAGAGCCATCTAAAGTGACAGTCTTGTCTCCCCTCAATGACATTACTGAGACTAGGAAGGCCGTATCAACACAAGCGTCTAGCGATTCACGTTTGGGGACGATTTCTAAAGGAACGTTTTGGCAACCAACTAGTCTGTTAGACATTAGACCTAGTTATTTGCAGGCGATACCGAGCGAGCTAAAAGAGCAAGTGACGATACTATCTGGTCCTGAGCGTATTACGTCTGGTTGGTGGGAGTTTGCCCCTACATGTCGAGACTACTATGTGGCAGAAAACCAGCAAGGTAAAAAGCTTTGGATATTCAGAACGCCAAATCAGCAGTGGTTTGTCCATGGGTATTTTTCATGA
- the imuA gene encoding translesion DNA synthesis-associated protein ImuA: MLELSEYQNKGLVWYGCNSREQIKRIPSGFNEVDQALQGGFPEQGIIELKTAFGVGELRLMTPFLSAKQNAGQLVFVAPPIQLNAEYLMANHINVDKVLLLTPTSEEQSLWATEQCLSSGCCSAVVLWQDSLSIKQIRRLMLACEQGGASLILFRYQKAQPLFSLPSTVSLSITSHAKGIQLKVDKQKGGRATDYFTVDMSEWWPELISRDKPVMANDNVVAFPRAAGH; this comes from the coding sequence ATGTTAGAGTTAAGTGAATATCAGAACAAAGGGCTCGTTTGGTATGGCTGCAATAGTCGTGAGCAAATTAAACGAATTCCCAGTGGTTTCAATGAGGTTGATCAAGCGTTGCAAGGTGGTTTTCCTGAGCAAGGTATTATAGAGCTCAAAACCGCTTTCGGCGTTGGTGAGTTACGACTGATGACGCCGTTTTTGTCGGCCAAACAAAACGCCGGACAATTGGTTTTTGTTGCACCACCAATACAGCTTAATGCCGAATACTTAATGGCCAATCACATCAATGTCGACAAAGTACTGTTACTGACTCCAACCAGTGAAGAGCAATCGTTATGGGCCACCGAACAGTGTTTGTCGAGTGGTTGTTGTAGCGCCGTTGTATTATGGCAAGACAGCCTATCGATTAAACAAATTCGGCGTCTTATGTTGGCTTGTGAGCAGGGCGGAGCGAGTTTAATTTTGTTTCGGTATCAAAAAGCACAGCCCTTATTTTCTTTACCGAGTACGGTGAGCTTGAGTATCACTTCGCATGCTAAAGGTATTCAATTAAAAGTAGATAAACAAAAAGGTGGCCGAGCAACGGATTACTTTACGGTCGATATGAGTGAATGGTGGCCAGAGTTGATATCTAGAGACAAGCCAGTAATGGCAAATGATAATGTTGTAGCGTTTCCACGCGCAGCTGGTCATTGA
- the cobO gene encoding cob(I)yrinic acid a,c-diamide adenosyltransferase — protein MSQDKDQKHKERQQRLKEQVDQRVEAAQKEQGIFQVITGNGKGKSTSGFGVVTRCVGYDKKAAVVQFIKGEWDCGERRLLEKHGVPFAVMKTGFTWDTQNRESDTKAAQETWQQAKAFLADESIDVVLLDELTYMITYQYLDLEEVLAAIRSRPHMQSVVVTGRAAHRELIELADTVSEVKNIKHAFDSGVKALQGFDY, from the coding sequence ATGAGTCAAGATAAAGACCAAAAACACAAAGAGCGCCAACAGCGATTAAAAGAACAAGTGGATCAGCGTGTTGAAGCCGCACAAAAAGAGCAAGGGATTTTTCAAGTAATCACGGGTAATGGCAAAGGCAAGTCGACTTCTGGGTTTGGCGTGGTAACACGTTGCGTTGGTTATGACAAAAAAGCCGCCGTAGTACAATTTATCAAGGGTGAGTGGGACTGCGGAGAGCGTCGTTTATTGGAAAAACACGGCGTGCCATTTGCCGTTATGAAAACTGGATTTACCTGGGATACACAAAACCGAGAATCCGATACAAAAGCCGCGCAAGAAACTTGGCAACAAGCCAAAGCGTTTTTAGCGGATGAGTCGATAGACGTGGTATTACTGGATGAATTGACTTACATGATCACTTATCAGTACCTCGATTTAGAGGAAGTACTCGCAGCAATACGTAGCCGTCCGCATATGCAATCTGTAGTAGTGACAGGCCGTGCTGCGCACCGTGAGTTAATAGAGCTTGCTGATACGGTTAGTGAAGTAAAAAACATCAAGCATGCGTTTGATTCAGGAGTAAAAGCCTTACAGGGGTTTGATTATTAA